The proteins below are encoded in one region of Myxocyprinus asiaticus isolate MX2 ecotype Aquarium Trade chromosome 13, UBuf_Myxa_2, whole genome shotgun sequence:
- the LOC127450964 gene encoding skin secretory protein xP2-like has product MTALLCPGAKPHNRSRCRHLEVEELTAVHLEGEEPAAICLEAEELAAVHLEAEELAAIHLEAEELIAIRLEAEEPAAIHLEGEEPAAIRLEGEEPAAICLEAEELTAICLEGEEPADIRQEVREPLSSSRGRRSPLRSMRQCVRGL; this is encoded by the exons ATGACTGCCCTGCTGTGTCCCGGAGCCAAACCACATAAT AGGAGCCGCTGCCGCCATCTGGAAGTGGAGGAGCTCACTGCCGTCCacctggaaggggaggagcccgctgccatatGCTTGGAAGCAGAGGAACTCGCTGCCGTCCACTTGGAAGCAGAGGAGCTCGCTGCCATCCACTTGGAAGCGGAGGAGCTCATTGCCATCCGCTTGGaagcggaggagcccgctgccatccaccTTGAAggggaggagcccgctgccatccgccTCGAAggggaggagcccgctgccatctGCTTGGAAGCGGAGGAGCTCACTGCCATCtgcctggaaggggaggagcctgCTGACATCCGTCAGGAGGTGAGGGAGCCGCTGTCGTCctccagggggcggaggagcccACTGAGGTCCATGCGACAGTGTGTCCGGGGACTG tga
- the LOC127450965 gene encoding myosin-binding protein C, fast-type-like: protein MPEQKNTGAKSEKENAAPADKPAEELSEDERVPGEEHQLSEITGLFVERPQSVTVIKGNNFTFVAKVDSSQLLRKPAVKWFKGKWLDLGSKAGKHLQFKETYDRNTKIYTYEMTIVKAVDGDAGGYRCEVTSKDKCDSCTFDITVEAAEEAQQTNILEAFKRSGDAGEDAGDLDFSGLLKKRERKQKEEPEVDVDVWEILKNAKPCDYEKIAFEYGITDLRGMLKRLKKMKKVEPKKSDVFLKKLDPAYSVEKGKKINLCVELADPNAQVKWLKNGQEIKPSAKYVFESVGGNHKLTINKCNLADDAAYECVVGEEKSFTEVFVQELPVTITKMLDDIHVVVGEKVEFEVEVSEEGANVKWMKDGVELSRDGKYRFKKDGKKHWLIINEATAEDMGTYYVFTNGGESKGELEVEDKELEVLQSISDLTMKAAEQAVFKCEVSDEKVTGKWYKDGVEVIPSDRIKMIHVGRTHKLVIDDVKPEDAGDYTFVPDGHALSLSAKLNFLEIKIDYVPHQEPPKIHLDTTGSMVNKNTIIVVAGNKMRFDVDITGEPAPTVCWKKGDTEITEAEGRVRVETRKNLSSFVIEGAERSDEGLYRITVSNPAGEDKADVFVKIVDVPDPPENVKCTGVGENTATIQWEPPKFDGGVPVKGYLLERKKKGSSRWTKLNFDIYEFTTYEDKKMIEGVLYEIRVFAVNGIGISQPSANSKPFMPIAPTSEPTRLTVDDITDGTCALKWLPPERIGASGIDGYFIEYCVEGGTEWVQANETPVEKNSYRVKGLPVGEKILFRVTAVNIAGRSPPAEMKQAVTIREIVERPKIRLPRQLRTKYIERVGEKVNLVIPFQGKPRPVVNWFKDGQPLDTALVNVRTTDVDTILFIRQAVRENSGQYTLSVQIENMEDKANIDIWIVDKPGPPMSITVTDVWGFNAVLEWKPPKDNGNSEITGYTIQKAELKTKEWFTVLEHNRRPSCTVSDLVMGNEYIFRVFSENICGLSDEAGVTKNTAAITKTGLKMNAQPYKEKDMNSSPKFITPLVDRCVIAGYSAALSCAVRGYPKPKIIWMKNKMIIGEDPKFLMQNNQGVLTLNIRKPSLFDGGKYTCRAVNDLGQDEVECKLEVRVFTEKEKEGMKK, encoded by the exons AACGTGTCCCAGGAGAAGAGCATCAGCTATCTGAGATAACTGGCCTGTTTGTTGAGAGGCCTCAGAGTGTCACTGTAATTAAAG GGAACAATTTCACATTTGTGGCTAAGGTGGACTCCTCACAGCTGCTAAGAAAGCCAGCTGTAAAGTGGTTTAAGGGGAAATGGTTGGATCTGGGGAGCAAAGCTGGAAAACACCTGCAGTTCAAAGAAACCTATGACAGGAACACCAAG ATATACACCTATGAGATGACCATTGTTAAGGCTGTGGACGGGGATGCGGGAGGCTATCGTTGTGAGGTCACATCCAAAGACAAGTGTGACAGCTGCACCTTTGACATCACTGTTGAAG CTGCAGAAGAGGCACAGCAAACAAACATATTGGAGGCATTCAAACGATC GGGAGATGCAGGAGAGGATGCAGGAGATCTGGACTTCAGTGGCTTACTCAAAAAAAG AGAACGGAAGCAGAAGGAGGAGCCTGAGGTTGATGTGGATGTGTGGGAGATCCTGAAGAATGCTAAGCCATGTGACTATGAGAAGATCGCCTTTGAGTATGGCATCACTGACCTTAGGGGTATGCTCAAGAGACTGAAGAAGATGAAGAAGGTGGAGCCCAAGAAGAGCGACG TGTTCCTGAAAAAGTTGGATCCTGCTTACTCTGTGGAGAAAGGCAAGAAAATAAATCTTTGTGTGGAACTGGCTGACCCCAACGCTCAAGTCAAATGGCTAAAAAATGGACAGGAGATCAAACCCTCAGCCAA ATATGTCTTTGAGAGTGTGGGTGGTAACCATAAGCTCACTATTAACAAGTGCAATCTTGCTGATGATGCTGCTTACGAATGTGTGGTTGGAGAGGAGAAGAGTTTCACAGAGGTCTTTGTCCAAG AACTCCCAGTAACAATCACTAAGATGCTGGATGACATCCATGTGGTGGTTGGTGAGAAGGTGGAATTTGAGGTTGAGGTTTCTGAAGAGGGAGCCAATGTGAAATG GATGAAGGATGGAGTGGAATTGAGCCGAGACGGAAAGTATCGTTTTAAGAAAGATGGGAAGAAGCACTGGCTCATCATCAACGAGGCGACCGCAGAAGACATGGGAACATACTATGTCTTCACTAATGGGGGGGAGTCCAAGGGAGAGCTAGAAGTTGAAG ACAAGGAGCTGGAGGTTCTGCAGAGTATATCTGATCTGACGATGAAGGCAGCCGAACAGGCTGTCTTTAAGTGTGAAGTGTCTGATGAGAAAGTGACTGGCAAGTGGTACAAGGACGGAGTGGAGGTCATTCCCAGTGATCGCATCAAAATGATACACGTTGGCAG GACTCACAAGCTGGTGATAGATGATGTGAAGCCTGAGGATGCAGGAGATTACACATTTGTACCAGATGGTCACGCTCTTTCCCTGTCAGCCAAACTCAACTTCTTGG AGATCAAAATTGATTATGTTCCACATCAAG AACCCCCCAAAATCCACCTGGACACCACTGGCAGCATGGTCAACAAAAACACCATTATCGTCGTGGCAGGAAACAAGATGCGTTTTGATGTTGACATTACAGGGGAGCCCGCCCCCACCGTCTGCTGGAAAAAAGGAGATACA GAGATCACAGAGGCTGAGGGGCGTGTAAGGGTGGAGACCAGGAAGAACCTGAGCAGTTTTGTTATTGAAGGGGCAGAGAGATCAGATGAGGGTCTCTATCGCATCACTGTATCCAACCCTGCTGGGGAGGACAAGGCTGATGTCTTTGTTAAGATAGTTG ATGTGCCTGATCCACCTGAGAATGTAAAATGCACTGGAGTAGGAGAGAACACTGCCACGATCCAGTGGGAACCACCCAAATTTGATGGTGGAGTTCCAGTGAAAg GCTACCTATTGGAGAGGAAGAAGAAGGGCTCTTCCAGATGGACTAAGCTGAACTTTGACATTTATGAGTTCACAACATATGAGGATAAGAAGATGATTGAGGGGGTGCTATATGAGATAAGGGTGTTTGCTGTTAATGGTATTGGTATCTCCCAGCCCAGCGCCAACTCCAAACCCTTTATGCCCATTG CTCCAACCAGCGAACCAACACGTCTAACTGTGGACGACATCACTGATGGTACCTGTGCTCTGAAATGGCTTCCCCCTGAGAGGATTGGAGCCAGTGGCATCGATGGGTACTtcattgaatattgtgttgaggGAG GCACTGAGTGGGTGCAGGCCAACGAGACCCCTGTTGAGAAGAATAGTTACAGGGTTAAAGGGTTGCCTGTGGGAGAGAAGATCCTATTCAGGGTGACAGCTGTGAACATCGCCGGCCGTagccctccagctgagatgaaacAAGCTGTCACCATCCGCGAGATTGTTG AGCGCCCTAAAATCCGTCTCCCTCGGCAGCTTCGGACTAAGTACATCGAAAGAGTGGGCGAAAAAGTCAACCTTGTCATTCCCTTCCAG GGCAAACCACGCCCGGTGGTGAACTGGTTCAAGGATGGTCAACCTCTAGACACAGCGTTGGTGAATGTTCGCACAACTGACGTGGACACCATCCTGTTCATCAGGCAGGCAGTCAGAGAGAACTCAGGCCAATACACTCTGTCTGTGCAGATTGAGAATATGGAGGACAAAGCTAATATTGATATCTGGATTGTAG ACAAGCCTGGGCCACCAATGAGCATTACTGTGACAGATGTGTGGGGTTTCAATGCTGTTCTGGAATGGAAGCCACCTAAAGATAATGGCAACAGTGAGATCACTGGCTACACTATCCAAAAAGCAGAACTGAAAACCAAG GAATGGTTCACAGTTCTTGAGCACAACCGCAGACCCAGTTGCACTGTGTCTGATCTGGTGATGGGGAATGAGTACATTTTCCGTGTGTTCAGCGAGAACATCTGTGGCCTGAGTGATGAAGCTGGCGTCACTAAAAACACAGCTGCCATCACCAAAACAG GTCTTAAAATGAATGCACAGCCCTATAAGGAAAAAGACATGAATAGCTCTCCTAAGTTCATCACACCTCTCGTGGACAGGTGTGTCATTGCTGGTTACAGTGCTGCCCTCAGCTGTGCTGTCCGTGGTTACCCTAAA CCAAAGATTATATGGATGAAAAATAAGATGATTATTGGTGAGGACCCGAAGTTTCTCATGCAGAATAACCAGGGTGTGCTGACTTTAAACATCCGTAAACCCAGCTTGTTTGATGGAGGGAAGTATACATGCAGAGCTGTCAATGACCTAGGACAGGATGAAGTGGAGTGTAAATTGGAGGTTCGAG TTTTCACAGAAAAGGAAAAGGAAGGGATGAAGAAGTGA